Genomic segment of Chelonia mydas isolate rCheMyd1 chromosome 11, rCheMyd1.pri.v2, whole genome shotgun sequence:
CCagggcccaagccccactgcccggggccgaagctgaagcctgagatcTTCAGTCCTGGGCggctgggctcaggttacagacccctagcccagggcttcagctttggccagATTGCCCaccttgggcagtggggctttgccgcgcctcccctccccgcccccccgcatgCGCTtcggtgggctcaggcttcggtacCCCCTCTTGGGGTcacatagtaatttttgttgtcagaagggggtcgcggtgcaatgaagtgtAAGAACAGCTGAATTAGAATATAGAGGAGATTTAGACTTTTCTTAGACATCTAATTAACTCACTGCCATTGCATTAACACAGATCTGAACCTGCCTCCTTTAAACACTATGGGAGTGGGACAGGTCAATAACGTTGGCAATCCTGATTTATGTTGAGTGCCTTTCTTTGTCTGGTCTACTGGTTATTGCGTTAAATTTACCACTTTGAGAATGGTCATTCATATTTTATTGTAAAGAAAATACACATAATATTGGCATAGACAGCATGTTACTCAGTTCTGTGTAAAAGCTTATGACTGGTCGGACTTTTTACTAAGGTTGAAAGGATTGTTATTTGACTGCATGGATCATGAGTTTAATTATGCCTTCATGGCGAAAAACACATGGAAAAATACATCTGCCACTTTAGCTTTCCATTGATATCTTACAGCAAAAACAAAGCATCTGATCTTAGATCCTACAGTATTAgtgtctgatcctgcagtcttgAATCGGGCAAAattccattaaagtaaatgggattGCAAGATCATACCATTATTCTGACAGTTTTATTTCAGTATCTGGCTCCAGGTTTTGATCATCTTTCTCTACACTGTTGAATTTGTACCTCTGGCTGCTACAAATGTGGGACCCAATTGAATGACGCACAATAAAATATagtattttggatttttaaaatttcgtgtatacaatttctttttcttccatagACTTACCTGGTCATTCCTCTGGAGTGTGTTTTGGATTATTCAgatcagtgtgtgtgtctctagAGTATTCATAGCAACACATTTCCCACATCAAGTTATTCTTGGAGTAATTGGTGGTAATATTGCTTATTCTTACTCTTTGCAACATAAATACATAATCTGAACAtttgttttaagtttaaaaacaagTCAAAGTTAAAGGCTTTTTATCCTGAGTCTCTAGAGCTGCATGTGATGTCTGGGGAGACTAAGGGTTTGAatatattgttgttgttattattattattattttattttatgtatttatcattatgtatttgtatttctgtGGCATGTAgaagccctaatcatggaccaggagcctattgtgctaggtgctgtacaaatacagaacaaaaagagggcCCCTGTACCCAGGAGCTACAATCTTAATATAATATAGCctttgggtaacattttcaaaagcacaaaagtGTTTTAGGAGCCtagtccttcccccccccccctccttttttttttaaaggaacatagACACCTCGAAGCCTGAGTCCTGTTGATTTCCTATGAGGCCTAGGCTCCTAAGCCCCAGGTCAGTtataaaaatgggatttaggccctTTCGAAAATGCTTCCTTTAGTCACTGTCTGATCTCAGAGTGATTGGCACATTAATTCCAGGGGCACTCCCTATGCTACTTTCCATGTACAAATCAGCATGTTTAGCGTTGAGCCAACAGTTTGAAGCTACTGGGGTCCAGCTCCGTTCCTCTTCATAGCCAGGAAGGGGTGaatgaggaaagggagagagatgaaAAACATCTCCCCCGCCAGCACTATGAAAGAGGGAAGGACCAAGAGCATAGATAGGCTTGATTCACCCCCGTGAGAGTAGGGGGTTGCAATCTGCATCCCTTTCTACTCGTGGGGTAGCATCTGAAGAGtatgaaaaaggagagagagactggtcTGTCTGGGTATGCTAATGCAGGGTTTATTAGTGAAAAAGTACACGTCTCTTCTGAAACTGTGACTCTTGGCATTTAAAGTAACGAGGTAGGCCCATTATTTTGACTTGGCAGTTTTGGAGACGAATGAGGTTTTTGGGTGTACTATAAACGTGGAAAAACCAtacatattcttttttttttaggaggTTTAGTTCTGCTTTTTAAAGGTAGGCCCTAGAAAGCAATTCTTTTTCAATATCCAAGAGCGCAGTGCCCACCCTAATATTGCATTTCTAATTCCCAGGAATGCTTGTTGCTGAAGCATTTGAACATACCCCTGCTATCCAGACAGCGAGTTTGAGAACGTACATCAAGACAAATTTGTTTCTCTTCATCTTTGCTCTTGGCTTTTACCTGCTTCTCAAACTTATTGACGTTGATCTTCTATGGTCCGTTCCAAAGGCAAAGAAATGGTGTGCCAACCCAGACTGGATAAACATTGACACAACTCCATTTGCTGGACTGGTGAGAAATTTAGGTGCACTCTTTGGGTTAGGTCTTGGcattaattctgaaatgttcatcATGAGCTGTAAAGGTAAAAATGGATATAAGATGAGTTTCAGGCTACTGTGCATAGCTGCTTCTTTAGTTACCTTGCAGCTGTTTGATTTTATCAAGTTACCCACACATACAGAGTATTTGTTTTATGttctttctttttgtaaaagTGCAGCCATACCTCTTACTGTAGTTGCCTTGATTCCATACTGCATACACTTATTAATGAGGCCAACTGAAAAGAAGTTAAATTAGATAAACTTTCAAAATAGTATGAAAAAAGGTGGGTGCATTTAGATACAAGTGGTGTTCTGTAACCCTCCGCAAAGGTAATTATTTTGGTACTCTGTTCTGAACAGTGGTGGGTGTCACTATGTGTTTGATGTGCTCCCGGTAAGTCCCATGCCCAAAGGCAGTCCATCCAAGAATGACACTGCCATGTCAGAACCACTGGTTGGCTTGCATTTTGACTTCATTCCCAGGATTGACAATGCAGTATGGCTGCCTACACCACTGCGGGTATGCACATGTTTTGATGCGTGTTGGAATTAGCCAAAGCTTGTAGATTTTCTAGTTCTTGTACACTTTCAATTAGATGGTGCTTCATCTCCCATATCATCATTCCACtttccattttatatatataaatgctgCATGTTAATCTGCTGGAAAATTAGGTGTGATAAAATCACACTAATTTAGCTACATGAATACAGCCATGTAGTGTGGTGAAGTCCTGCATAGTTTGCCAAACTTTAGATTTAACTTAGTGTTTTCTGAGTGAAGCATCTTCTGACTGAGtcaggaaagaagaagaaattatttttagaaagatTCATCTGAAACAATGTAATTTCATTTCTAGGGCTATTGACAGAGCAGATAACTTTGTATTGACATGttgctttttgtatttttcttttaaaaatagctaaatgCAAAATCTTGAAATGAAAAGGCAATAAATTCTATTTACTAAAACTACTATACATTTAACTTTGTGGAAACTTATGAACATAGCACATTTAAATCAGTGTTATTTGGGTATGCATCTGCACAGAGTAACAACTGCAGAAAGTCATACAGTGTGAATTCATGTAATCTCAACACACATCCTAGTGTGTTATGCATGCTCCTGTCTTTCAAATGTAAATCAGTCTAATAATCTCATTTAAAGAATACCAAACCAGAATCACTATTTAGGGGTGCAACTGGTTATAGTAATTCTTTGTTGCCATACAATGAAAAAGTGATTCAAGAGTAAAATATGACACGCTTGTATTTGGCCACCTTTGTTTGCCCAACCACAGAGATAACTGTTATTATAGGAAATGTAACAAACTCATTTGTGAATTGACTATGCTGATTAATTTGCTGTTGTAAATATATAAAGCCAATTATATccctttttatacattttaatgcaCTTCTATCATTGCACAATGACTTTCTACAATTCATACCCCATGTAATTTCTAGGTGCGATACTTTTTCAGAGCACAACTGAGCTATATTGTATTGGTGCCTTGGATAGGGTTTGCAGACCCCACACTAACGccaagggaagggctggagcagtACTGAGCCTAGAAGGCTCCGCCCCTCAGGCATCTTGGCTGAGGGTTAaattagatgacccttgcggtcccttctaatcctatggttctatgattctactggcCAGCATGCTCCTGGGGAAAGGACTGATATAAAAGAAGCTCCAGTagccccaggcaggagggagaCAAGAGGGAAGCCATTTCCTGAAGAAGTACCATattgcagcagcaggagaagaaaCCTCTACTAAGGGGATCTGGCTGTGAGTCTTCCCCCCCTTGACGCTACCCAAGAAAGAGGTAGAACCAGAGGCAAGGGCTGACCTTAGCCTGTGGGAGTTCAAGGCAAGGACTTTAATTCAACTACTTGTACTCCATTCCCCACTTCCTATAACCATCACTGTGACTTCCATGTGCCCCAGTGATCTCTGGTTGCTGCCACAGCCTTTGGGACTATTGGAAACTGGTTTAATTTAGAACTGGCCTCAGAATATTCTAACTTACCCCTGGGGACCAAACCAGTGGGCAGACACCTTTGCCCTCTCCTCCCTGAGTTGTGCTATGCAGTCCTTGGCCTTGGTGGAGGCTCTGGGACTGTATATTTACACAGACACGcacaacacattttattttctcttgagCTGGGTGGAAGGATAATAGGGAAATAATACTGCAACAGCGAAAGCTTACTATGTATTGATTGAATGCTACCAATGTGCTCAGTGTTATACGAACATTAAAGATGACATAGTCAATCTCACAAGGAACTTGCTATCTAATTCAGACACTGTATCTACTGCTTTTTAGAGACATGAACAAAGGTCAAGTTCCTACTTGAACTGCTTTATATTCTGTCTGCAAGTATCTGAAAACAACCCAAAGACAAGAAGAATGTCAGATATGCATAAGAGCTTGTATGTCTGCACTAAGTGCTTTATTTAGCTATTTACAAAGCATTTTCCTCTTCCTCAATGCAATGTTAGTAATTTAGTCATCATTTGTGACATTTCAGTGCAGAGTGAATAGTAACAAAATCTAGGCAAAGCTTCATGAACATCCTTCAGCAGTCGGAAATAAAACCTCTAAAGAAAAGTGCTGGAACTTAATGTGAACTCAATTTGCAAGGCATGAAAGGCTCTATCTTGTAGCCCAAAATCCTTGAAATACTGCTTATATCACAGGAGGagacattttgttttcagatCCCAATATTCACCCCATGTTAACTGTGCTTTCTATAAAATTGTAACAATAGCCTAAGggaattataattttatttttagcaatgtagAAGTAATAAATTAACAGATTGGACAGAAGGAGGTTATTTCATGAGTGTTATAATTATTTTGCACTAGGAATTTGATAAATATGGAAATCATTTTAGATTATCCTAGGAACACTTAATATTTGGGTCTTTCATGCAAAGAGTATCTGTGACATTGGATGGCAACTTTTCTTGGTTCCAGAAATTGCAATTTTTCCCAGTAAAAGCACATCCAGTATTTAGAATAGGCACCAGTGCATAGGAAAGTCAGGAATGGATTACAACATACAGGGATAATCCATAACATTACTGTATTCCAAGTACTGATGCACGTATTCAGGTACTCTAATTTATCAAACACAGTAGGTTCCAAATACTGATTTGCCTTTAAATATTGGATTCATGTTCGGTTTCGGAGAGTACAAGGCAGGGTTTTTTATGCATGTCCCTATCACCAAAGTCAGTGTGGTAACTACACTGTAGTTACAATGTGAATGAAAAATAACTTCAGTTGTAGCTAGTCTGGGTTACAAGGTCTAATATGCTTACTTTGGTTTGTAACAGTGCGCATGGTAATATTAACAAGAATGGAAATTTTCTTACCCAGTCTTTTCCATTCTTCTAGCAGCATCTTTCACCATCGTCCTACATATGGGCTattcccctcctgcctgcagcttcTGGAGGCAATTCAAAGCTATAGTATAGCTTGCTCTAGCCATTCTCCCTTTGCCAGCCTACTGCCAATAGATTCATTCCAGAGCAGTGTAAAAAAATAGTTAACAGCAAAATTATTAGTAACAGCAAGGTTATTATTGAAGCCCCACATACAGCACCCTCCTGCTGAAGGAGGCCTCTGCGAAAGACAGAAGACAGTGTCTGATAAAGGTGTTAGCCAATATCCGTGTCATTGCTCTGTAGTGCAACAACATGCTTTTTCAGCCCACAAGGTTGCCATAGATCTTGTGGCATGTGCCTTGATTCCTTCTGGATGCCTTGTATGCCTCAACAATACACAGTCCGATCCATCTGGCCAGGGATAGCTCACATAGTCTAAGTCCTTGACACCTTGGgtgaaaggaaatgaacagagagCCTGATCTCTTTGTGGATTCTGGACACTTGATATAAACCTTTGGTACTTATCTTCCCATTGAATCGCTGTGACTTTGGACAGACCAAAGGGAGGACAATCTGCTGTGAGTCATGAAAAGGAGAGTCTACTTTAGGCAGGAACATTTCTGCACCACCTTGACATCATTGAACATACAGTAAGGTTCCTGCATGGATAAGACTGTGGACATGATGGTGACCAGAAAACAGGTTTTGATGGAGAGGTAAAATGGTAATACAAATGTCAGAGGTTTAGAGGGATGGATGGTTGGGGCTTTCAACACCAATGGTAGGTCCCACTTAGGGAAAATTGGTCTGACTGCTCCAAGGGACCTGGATACCTAAGAGGTCTCACCCAGGGAGCCCAAGGATCCTGCAAACAGCACAATAATGAGACTTATACTTGGAGTAATGTGGTGTTTGGCTCTGAATCTCCCACAAACACACAGATTCATGACAAACTCCAAGAAAAATTCCATGATTCCTTCAATTATTCATCTGGGCATGGAGATAGACATGTCAGCAGTGCAGATCTACCCATCATTTGACAGATTCCACAAGATTCAGGATTTGATATCCATGCTAGTCAAGAGCAGGAGCCCAACAACAGCTCAGTGCCTTCAGCTACTGGGCCTCCTGTTCTCGTGCAGAGGAATCACTCAATGGATGAGATCACAGATCAGATGCCTCAGGTCTGTCTGCTGAAAGTAAGGGACCATGCTCTGGCATGCATGCAAAATCAGGTACTGGTCCCAGAGCAGGTCATCAACTTCCTGAGAATGTAGACAGGCAATATCCACAGGTGTTTGTCATGAATCTGGGCTCTTTCAGGAGATTCAGAGCCTGGATCATGGCACTATGTGCCATGGTCTGCATAGGAGTCTGATTTAGATGCCTTCCAGAAAGAGGAATAGGTGAATTCCCTGGGATCTGAGTATTGAATATCACCAGCATCTTCATAAATACCCTGGGGCCAATGAGAGACTGAATGGCACTGTTCGGTACTGGTAGCAATCCATGCCATAAGCAAATCTCAGAAGGCTGTCTTGGCAGGGGCACACTGGAATGTGGAGGTGTGGGTGACCCAGGTGATGTGTGTCTTGGTGCCAACCGGAAGAGAGCACAGGGGTGAACAAGGGTTactgggatcccctgggtctgatATCTTCATACTAGTTCACCAAAGTGTGTCATGTAAAGTCTTTACTGAAAGCCTGTGTTACCCTGGTCATCATAAACATTGTACAAGTAAAAATTAAGAAGTTATGTATCTGTACTGGAAACCATGTTCTTAAAGCTTTGAAGTTAAAAGCAGGGCACCACGAAGTGACCAGCCTTGGACAGACTCTGGTCTGACAGGGGGTAGGAAATGCGTCTCACTCTTTGTTTGATCAAGTGCGTATTGTGCAATTGTGTGTCTCACAATGTAAGCCTATGTGGGGCCCAGCTGGATGCTAATGAAAAGGTTGCAAGGTGAACCAGTGGGGGAGACCAGAGGGAACAACAATCAACAGGAGGTGCTCTGATCATGAATAACGATCAAAGGACTGTTTTGATATATCTGAGCTTGCAAATAGACACAGGGGCTCTTTCCACTGAGGAGTCAAGAGGACAGCGTGGAGTCTGATGAGTggaagatcacagccaagcctggctgtaagACACTGGATGGCTTTTGGGGTGAGCTTTTGCTCTATATGCTATAACAATGTCTTGTTTAGGCTATAGAAAGTTAAGTTAAGttagttaagtctgcagctttggggcatgtggttcagaccctgggtctgtgttggagcagactggcgtgtctggctcagcaagacagggtgctggagtcccaagctggcagggaaagcaggggcagaagtagtcttggcacatcagttggcagccctaagggggtttctgtgatccaacccgtcacaatagAAACTGTTATaccacttcagggcaggggtctGTCTAGTCCAGTGTTCTGTCATTGACTCCCATTGGATCAGAGGAATAGAAAaactaccttatgagaggagactcaaggagcatggcctaacaaaatgaaggctgaatatagctagggttgccaactttctaattgcacaaaaccgaacaccccttcccccaggccccaccccctgtcctgccccttctccaaggccctgaccccactcactccagaccccgcctccctccattgcttgctctcccccactctcattgggctggagcagggatgcgggacggggtgagggctccagctggagggtGTGggcagaaatgaagagttcaaggtgtgggagggggctccaagctgggggttggggtgtgggaggaggtgagggctctggctgggggtgtgggtgctgtggtggggccagggctgaggggtttgggatgcaggaaggggcttcaggctggggctgaggggtttggtgAGTGGGAGGTGGCTCAGGGGATTGTGGTATGGGAGGGGGGAGTGTAGAATctgtgatggggctcagggctggggtagggtgtggggtgcaggagggcgtaTGAGGTGCAGTctccgggagggagttagggtataGGAGGGGGTTCGGACCTGGGGCAGGTGGCTCCCGGCTGGTGATAtcgcagggctaaggcaggctccctgcctgccctggctctgcactgcttccagaagcagccggcatgtctggACCCTAGGCAGTGGCACGGCCAGGTGGCTGTGTGCATTGCCTgcatccgcaggcactgcccccatagctcccattggccacagttcctggccaatgggatctgcggagctggcgctggaggcaggggcagcaagcagagcttccctgatcacccctgcacctaggggctggacatgccggccactaCCAGGGAGCTGtacagagccagggcagacaggcagcctgccttagccctggtgcgccaccgaccggacttttaatgatCCGGTCAGCGGTGCtaaccagggtccctttttgaccggacgTTTTGGTCAAAAACCAAATGCCTGGCAATCCTAAatgtagctgaactgcttggtaatagcagCCGCAATGTAATTATGTAGTGGGGAAAGTAACAACGAAACCCACCACAGGAGCaacttcagaaagggggactatacaaaaatgagacagttatttaaatggaaattaaaagaaacagtcacaagagtgaaaggtctgcaagctgcatggaaactatttaaaaaaaaaccatagtAGAGGcgcaaactaaatgtatacctcaactgaaaaagaaaacagtaagaggaccacaaaaaaaaaaaagccaccataggtaaacagcagaataaatgagtcggtgagagacaaaaaggcatcctgtggaagtcaaattctactgCAGAAAATATAAAGGAGCATAAACCctgcaagtcaagtgtaaaagtatcattaggcaggccaaaaaagacaTTTTGGAGAAAGGTGTAATAAACCTCATAATGGAAAATTATAGCTTAACCTTCCTCCAGAGGAAGGCTGTTCCCAACCTTCACTTAGTATTTGgcttatgccttgaagcatgatATTTTATATGTAAAAAGGTCAATCCAATCTAATCTAACTGTGAACATTCTCCTTGATCAACAGAAATGGAAATCTTTTTTATTCTTTAAGCTTTACAGAATTTTTACATGCTCCTTAAAAAGAAATGGCATGATATGGTCCCCAGTGATGAAAATGGGATATTCTCTATTTATCTAGCACAGTTTCAAGGTAAGAAAGAGATTAAATAACAGTGAAAAATAATTATTGTGTTACTTGATTTAACTGAGTATTTATTCATATTCAAATCAGCTAGTTGAGGCCATTTAATAAAGTGGATAACTAAGAATTAATCTTTACCAGCTTCTGTTGCTCTTCTCAATCTCTTTCGTTGTCATAGTGGAGTGAAGCTGACCTCgttgttattattttttatttatttcacaagTAGCATCTAGATCCTCCAATGTaggtcagggccccatggtgctaggcactatacaaacacacagtaaaagacagtccttgcctgaaaaagctcacaatctaaatagacaagagagacaaagaatGGGGCAAAAAAGATTTCTATAACCACATTGAGAGTATCTATTTTAATTCCATCTGTAAAACCTTCAAGTTAGGAAATATTTCATCCCGCCACTAAAATAGAATATAGTATCATACTTGGTTTGTGTTTTAGCCCTATAACTCACCAAAAGACGCAATCTGACATGCTAATATTCAGGGAGGATTCTTCCTTGACTAACATTTAGTCAAGCAAGTAAGACACTGTGCAGCCGGACTACAAAGCCATTTTACAAGAGCTCCCCACCCTCGAATAGCTCCACAACTCCCAAATAAAGAGCTGTCTTACCAGGAAATTTCCTTCTTTCCCTTGCACAATGGGCTAGGCTATCTCCTGAACAAACCAGGCTACTCTGTAATCACCTTGTATGATCCTACAAGGCTTGCTTACTCCAGAAGGCGAGATACGTTTTAGGCTCGATAATGTCCCATGTAACTTGTCATATGACAGAGCGTTTTGTACCAGGTAATAACTCAAAGGGGTACCAACATTGCCAAACCAACATGTAGCATTCTCATTTAGAAAAATATCATCTTCCATGTTTACACAGAGCCTGTGGTAAATCAGCTAATTGGCGCTCCAGTAGTGACAAGTTTGTAATAAGCTCCTTCCCTGGCCATCAGTTCATCATGAGTGCCCTTTTCAATAATAATTCCTTGAGACATGACAGCTATGATATCAGAGTGTTGAATTGTAGACAACCGATGTGCTATGACAATGCAGGTCCGTCCCTCTCTGGCTTTATCCAATGCAGCTTGCACAGTCTACAGACAATAGACAAAGTATCAGAATGAAAATGTGCCAGCTGAAATGGAGGT
This window contains:
- the G6PC2 gene encoding glucose-6-phosphatase 2, with protein sequence MDLLHSNGVLIIQHLQKDYRSYQDFLNFMSQVGDPRNIFLIYFPLWFQLNQVVGTKMIWVAVIGDWFNLIFKWILFGHRPYWWVQETMIYSNQSSPCLEQFPITCETGPGSPSGHAMGSSCVWYVMVTAALSYTVRWKDESTITLHRLTWSFLWSVFWIIQISVCVSRVFIATHFPHQVILGVIGGMLVAEAFEHTPAIQTASLRTYIKTNLFLFIFALGFYLLLKLIDVDLLWSVPKAKKWCANPDWINIDTTPFAGLVRNLGALFGLGLGINSEMFIMSCKGKNGYKMSFRLLCIAASLVTLQLFDFIKLPTHTEYLFYVLSFCKSAAIPLTVVALIPYCIHLLMRPTEKKLN